A single region of the Methanobrevibacter arboriphilus JCM 13429 = DSM 1125 genome encodes:
- a CDS encoding CBS domain-containing protein, with the protein MQVKNLMSEELVTIDKDQNICDALRLMKKHKISRLPVTNQNENNEKELVGIIAEKDIATKLGSSKYGNLAPSHFHVSTVMVKDVITVEDDMDINKTAKMILEKNIGAVPVTSNGDLVGIITKSDFIDICKGKAYEKILVTEIMSSELISVSSQDRLVHARRVIMDSNIGRLLINENNELAGILTSKDIARALTSFRKHVPDKYKQAQIKNILVEEAMSPNVNRILSDASVSDVANAMLETGYNGYPIVNEEDQVIGIVTQSDLLGLIVDLELGG; encoded by the coding sequence ATGCAAGTAAAAAACTTAATGTCTGAAGAGTTAGTAACTATTGATAAAGATCAAAATATTTGTGATGCTCTTAGATTAATGAAAAAACACAAAATATCAAGACTTCCTGTCACTAATCAAAATGAAAACAATGAAAAAGAGTTAGTAGGAATTATTGCAGAAAAAGATATTGCTACAAAATTAGGATCTTCAAAATATGGCAATTTAGCTCCTTCTCATTTTCATGTTTCTACAGTAATGGTTAAAGATGTTATTACTGTAGAAGATGATATGGATATTAATAAAACAGCTAAAATGATTCTTGAAAAGAATATTGGTGCAGTCCCTGTTACTTCTAATGGTGATCTAGTAGGAATAATTACTAAATCTGATTTTATAGATATTTGTAAAGGGAAAGCATATGAAAAAATATTAGTTACTGAGATAATGAGTAGTGAATTAATATCAGTCTCTTCTCAAGATAGGTTAGTTCATGCAAGAAGGGTTATAATGGATTCTAATATTGGAAGACTTTTAATAAACGAAAATAACGAACTTGCAGGTATATTAACCTCTAAAGACATAGCTAGGGCTTTAACTTCATTTAGAAAACATGTTCCAGATAAATATAAACAAGCACAAATAAAAAATATACTGGTTGAAGAGGCAATGTCTCCAAATGTCAATAGAATACTTTCAGATGCTAGTGTATCTGATGTTGCTAATGCAATGTTAGAAACTGGATATAATGGATATCCAATTGTGAATGAAGAAGATCAAGTTATTGGTATTGTTACTCAATCTGATTTACTTGGTTTAATTGTTGATTTA